A single genomic interval of Spinacia oleracea cultivar Varoflay chromosome 6, BTI_SOV_V1, whole genome shotgun sequence harbors:
- the LOC110794884 gene encoding ERBB-3 BINDING PROTEIN 1 has protein sequence MSDDEREEKELDLSYPEVVTKYKSAADIVNRALQLVVAECKPKAKIVDLCELSDNFIREQSGNMYKNVKKKIERGVAFPTCLSVNNVVCHFSPLASDESVLEEGDMVKIDLGCHIDGFIAVVAHTLVIQEGPITGRKADVLAAVNTAAEVALRLVRPGKKNKDVTEAIQKVASAYDCKIVEGVLSHQMKQFVIDGNKVVLSVTSPDMRVDDAEFEENEVYSVDIAASTGEGKPRMLDEKQTTIYKRAVDKNYHLKMKASRFIFSEINQKFPIMPFTARALEEKRARLGLVECVNHDLLQPYPVLYEKPGDFVAHIKFTVLLMPNGSDRVTSHSLQEMQPTNSVDDPEIKAWLALGTKTKKKGGGKKKKGKKGDKAEAEESADAAPMDADASGTTAEN, from the exons ATGTCGGATGATGAGAGAGAGGAGAAAGAGTTGGATCTTAGCTATCCTGAAGTCGTCACCAAATACAAGAGCGCTGCTGACATTGTCAACA GAGCTTTGCAGCTAGTTGTCGCTGAATGCAAGCCCAAAGCTAAAATTGTTGACCTCTGTGAGCTAAGCGATAATTTTATCCGAGA GCAAAGTGGTAACATGTACAAGAATGTGAAAAAGAAGATTGAGAGAGGTGTTGCTTTCCCTACCTGCTTATCTGTCAACAATGTTGTTTGTCATTTTTCGCCACTTGCAAGTGATGAATCAGTGCTGGAAGAAGGTGATATGGTGAAAAT TGATTTGGGTTGTCATATTGATGGGTTCATTGCTGTTGTTGCTCACACTCTTGTAATTCAAGAAGGACCGATAACGGGTAGGAAAGCTGATGTTCTTGCGGCTGTCAACACTGCTGCTGAAGTTGCTTTGAGGCTTGTGAGGCCTGGAAAGAAG AACAAAGATGTAACAGAAGCAATCCAGAAAGTTGCCTCGGCTTATGACTGCAAAATTGTTGAAGGAGTCCTTAGTCACCAAATGAAACAGTTCGTGATTGATGGGAACAAGGTTGTATTGAGTGTGACGAGTCCAGATATGAGAGTTGATGATGCTGAATTTGAGGAGAATGAAGTCTATTCTGTGGATATAGCTGCAAGTACGGGTGAGGGAAAG CCTAGAATGTTGGATGAGAAGCAAACAACTATCTACAAAAGAGCAGTGGACAAGAACTATCACTTGAAGATGAAAGCATCAAGATTTATATTCAGTGAAATTAATCAGAAATTCCCTATCATGCCATTTACAGCAAG GGCTTTGGAGGAAAAGAGGGCCCGTCTTGGACTAGTAGAGTGTGTTAATCACGACCTTTTGCAACCCTATCCCGTTCTTTATGAGAAGCCTG GTGACTTTGTTGCTCACATAAAATTCACTGTTCTTCTCATGCCAAACGGATCGGATCGTGTAACATCACATTCTTTGCAAGAGATGCAGCCAACCAATTCTGTCGATGATCCTGAAATAAAAGCTTGGTTAGCGTTGGGAACAAAGACAAAGAAGAAAGGTGGTGGCAAAAAGAAGAAAG GCAAGAAGGGCGATAAGGCCGAGGCTGAGGAGTCTGCTGACGCAGCGCCCATGGATGCAGATGCAAGTGGCACAACTGCTGAAAATTGA